Proteins from a single region of Candidatus Bathyarchaeota archaeon:
- a CDS encoding 4Fe-4S dicluster domain-containing protein — MVKIHERKFVSADPEKCVGCQICEYACSFTKEKAFNPLKSRIRVVRVNQLANMAVTCRLCEEPACVAACPRDALKQDEETGTIILDKDKCNGCGWCIEACDYGAMMLHPETKIVYVCDMCKDKADGPQCVKWCPEEALTIVTSDTLAQKARIGAIRKLFQESKKEKQ; from the coding sequence ATGGTAAAGATTCATGAGAGAAAATTTGTTTCCGCTGACCCCGAAAAATGCGTAGGCTGCCAAATCTGCGAGTACGCTTGCTCATTTACCAAAGAAAAAGCCTTCAACCCGCTCAAATCACGCATCCGCGTAGTCAGAGTTAACCAGTTAGCCAACATGGCAGTAACATGCCGACTCTGCGAAGAACCAGCATGCGTAGCCGCCTGTCCGAGAGATGCTCTAAAGCAAGATGAAGAAACAGGCACCATAATTCTCGATAAGGACAAGTGTAACGGTTGCGGCTGGTGCATTGAAGCTTGCGATTACGGCGCCATGATGTTGCATCCAGAAACAAAAATCGTGTATGTTTGTGACATGTGCAAAGACAAGGCTGATGGTCCTCAATGCGTCAAATGGTGTCCTGAAGAAGCCTTGACGATTGTTACAAGCGATACTTTAGCTCAAAAAGCAAGAATTGGCGCAATCCGCAAACTATTCCAAGAGTCAAAAAAGGAAAAGCAATAG
- a CDS encoding PadR family transcriptional regulator, whose translation MKLRHCEDLKSRTIKSFADILILKYLKEHSLSSGYQILRHLHEEFDVLFSPGTIYHQIYLLERKNLIKGEGDDNGRIYCLTEEGEKKLVSTVMASSQIQELVSNILS comes from the coding sequence ATGAAACTGCGACACTGCGAAGATTTGAAATCTAGAACAATAAAAAGCTTCGCGGACATCCTAATTCTAAAATATTTGAAAGAGCACTCGCTTAGCAGTGGTTACCAGATTCTCAGGCACTTGCATGAAGAATTTGATGTCCTATTTAGCCCTGGAACAATCTATCACCAAATCTACCTGCTTGAGAGAAAAAACCTCATTAAAGGTGAGGGAGACGATAACGGTAGAATTTACTGTTTAACCGAGGAAGGAGAAAAAAAATTAGTCTCAACTGTGATGGCGAGCAGCCAGATACAAGAATTGGTATCAAATATTTTATCGTAA
- a CDS encoding MoaD/ThiS family protein, with product MQIKVHYISLVKTYTNKNQEDITLNENATVGQLLDQIANTYGKQFIQEVYDPAKKEMKSTFVTMVNGVLMDQLQGVNTPLKNGDNIILMSLMTGG from the coding sequence ATGCAAATCAAAGTGCACTACATCAGCCTAGTAAAGACATACACAAACAAAAACCAAGAAGACATAACACTAAACGAAAATGCAACCGTAGGGCAACTGCTCGACCAAATCGCCAACACCTACGGCAAACAATTCATCCAAGAAGTCTACGACCCCGCCAAGAAAGAAATGAAGTCAACCTTCGTCACCATGGTAAACGGCGTTTTAATGGATCAGCTTCAAGGCGTAAACACACCGCTAAAAAATGGCGACAACATTATTTTGATGTCGCTCATGACAGGCGGCTAA
- a CDS encoding PAS domain S-box protein, whose product MAQKHELGRDKNKSLAAKKSTVSSKKQSFPSTVKTKNEDFVATVGIEAFNLLFEEIDSPILIIQDGKIVFINKKGWEKFGYTNDDTIGKRVEHLVAKRVEKSSQELTINAYPEVLSGRSMSHLTIPVIAESGELIPVEPKTAIIEYNYKPALLVVARDLRQEALQHEKSSEELATTTMLVHAVAENLKNPMQSVKNATYYFSQQLRGTQQYHYGANQEYYRHYDTATKILEIVDNAINRADKAVKTLLEYTDNKPVKLQPLDIKALLEDAVSAVGTTKNVKIDMREGELPLIKADRQDVVCAFSKLIEFCAQFNREGGILTVSAVERDEFVEVFFDCSGMFISHERFDSVFKPFYMFNDIFLGMALPICKRFVERNGGTVKLGNIQEKETVFIVRLPCIC is encoded by the coding sequence ATGGCACAAAAGCACGAGCTTGGAAGAGATAAAAACAAGAGTTTAGCAGCTAAAAAAAGTACAGTAAGCTCAAAAAAACAGTCTTTTCCATCAACGGTGAAAACCAAAAATGAAGACTTTGTAGCAACGGTCGGCATTGAGGCGTTTAACCTCTTGTTTGAAGAAATCGATAGCCCAATTTTGATTATTCAAGATGGAAAAATTGTATTCATAAACAAGAAGGGCTGGGAAAAATTCGGGTATACTAATGACGACACAATAGGTAAAAGGGTTGAACATCTCGTTGCAAAACGAGTAGAAAAATCCTCGCAAGAGTTGACTATTAATGCGTACCCTGAGGTATTATCTGGAAGGTCCATGTCGCATCTTACGATTCCAGTTATTGCTGAAAGCGGCGAGTTAATACCTGTAGAACCAAAAACCGCAATAATAGAATACAATTACAAGCCAGCGCTTCTTGTGGTTGCACGTGATTTAAGGCAAGAAGCATTGCAGCATGAAAAATCTTCAGAAGAGTTGGCAACTACGACTATGCTAGTACATGCTGTAGCTGAAAATCTTAAAAATCCAATGCAATCTGTAAAAAACGCGACGTACTATTTTTCGCAGCAACTAAGGGGCACTCAACAATATCATTATGGAGCTAATCAAGAGTATTATCGTCATTACGATACAGCTACAAAAATACTGGAAATTGTTGATAACGCGATTAATCGGGCAGACAAAGCAGTCAAAACTCTTTTAGAATACACAGATAATAAACCAGTAAAATTGCAACCACTTGACATTAAAGCGTTATTGGAAGATGCTGTAAGTGCAGTTGGCACGACAAAAAACGTCAAGATTGACATGCGCGAAGGTGAGTTGCCTTTAATAAAAGCGGATAGACAGGATGTTGTTTGTGCCTTCAGTAAATTAATAGAGTTCTGTGCTCAATTCAACCGTGAAGGCGGTATTTTAACCGTCTCGGCGGTTGAAAGAGATGAATTTGTTGAAGTCTTCTTCGACTGCTCTGGAATGTTCATATCCCATGAGAGATTTGATAGCGTCTTTAAACCATTTTACATGTTTAATGATATATTTTTGGGGATGGCGCTTCCTATTTGTAAACGGTTTGTTGAAAGAAACGGTGGTACAGTAAAATTGGGTAATATTCAGGAAAAGGAGACAGTGTTTATAGTTAGATTGCCCTGTATCTGTTGA
- a CDS encoding response regulator encodes MLPSVLVVEDDDFTRETLSIILKSKDYDVTTTSSVDQALAVLKNRRFDVLIMATKLLGKDHARLQSLGDFASDTIKIMITAYPSKFTSTQALALGADAYIVKPIDPEDLLKTIRTKLDERIKDIDFTLENKKWLSDSLSKKIDPVEFKHYLEHMVEQLISFGLTANQAKVYVTLVAIEPAPASKIAAVCGIRREEVYRVLPDLLKLGIVSKKIGNPVSYFAMPPENSIEILMKAKLKKATEELNNLANKRDILVTHMKRLEVSSSKETKSIESIQDIEKLLERFKKSASTAKNSIDVMVPMGILQFGQLNIGYLISELFARKIRVRIIVDKTAIAPCSSWINTAIKNDTLNLDIAKLVDLRFIDEMPFHVVLIDDAEVIWGKFNVNEDGSCLWTNLPYHVQLVKTAFDALWHKSTSLEEIKTRV; translated from the coding sequence TTGTTACCGTCAGTGCTAGTGGTTGAGGACGACGATTTTACACGTGAAACGTTATCCATTATATTAAAGTCAAAAGATTACGATGTTACTACTACATCAAGCGTTGACCAAGCATTAGCTGTTCTTAAAAACAGACGTTTCGATGTCTTGATAATGGCAACTAAACTTTTAGGAAAAGACCATGCGCGTCTGCAATCCTTAGGCGATTTTGCTTCAGACACGATAAAAATTATGATAACAGCTTACCCTTCTAAATTCACTAGTACTCAAGCATTAGCCTTAGGTGCTGACGCTTACATAGTTAAGCCTATTGACCCTGAAGACCTACTAAAAACCATCCGAACAAAACTTGATGAACGCATCAAAGATATAGATTTCACTCTAGAAAATAAGAAATGGTTAAGCGATTCGCTTTCAAAAAAAATTGACCCTGTCGAGTTTAAACACTATCTAGAGCACATGGTAGAGCAACTAATCAGCTTTGGCTTAACAGCTAATCAGGCAAAGGTCTATGTTACGTTGGTAGCGATTGAACCTGCCCCTGCATCGAAAATAGCAGCTGTTTGTGGAATTAGGCGAGAGGAGGTTTACCGTGTCTTACCTGATTTGCTGAAGCTGGGGATAGTTTCAAAAAAAATAGGGAATCCAGTATCTTATTTTGCTATGCCGCCAGAGAATAGCATTGAGATTTTGATGAAAGCAAAACTCAAGAAAGCGACTGAAGAGCTAAACAACTTGGCCAATAAGAGAGACATCTTAGTTACCCACATGAAGCGGTTGGAAGTATCTTCCAGCAAAGAGACAAAGTCAATAGAGAGCATTCAAGATATAGAAAAACTGTTAGAACGATTTAAAAAATCTGCCTCCACGGCAAAAAATAGCATTGATGTTATGGTGCCTATGGGAATCTTGCAGTTTGGTCAGCTTAATATTGGTTACTTGATCTCTGAACTATTTGCGCGAAAAATTCGAGTCCGAATAATCGTCGATAAGACTGCAATTGCGCCCTGCTCTTCTTGGATTAACACCGCTATAAAAAATGACACTTTAAACTTAGATATAGCTAAATTGGTTGATTTACGTTTCATTGATGAAATGCCGTTTCATGTGGTTCTCATTGACGATGCTGAAGTGATTTGGGGAAAGTTTAATGTTAATGAAGATGGCAGTTGCCTTTGGACTAATCTTCCGTATCATGTTCAATTAGTAAAAACAGCGTTTGACGCACTATGGCACAAAAGCACGAGCTTGGAAGAGATAAAAACAAGAGTTTAG
- a CDS encoding aldehyde ferredoxin oxidoreductase family protein, whose product MFAYAGKILHVNLTTAETKTEPLTEEMAKNYIGGIGLGIRLLMDNSKPGTDAFDPDNPLIYCTGPLSGTMGPTAGNGYAVVSKSPSTGGVGEAKAHGFFGPDLKRAGYDAVVIKGKAPKLSYLWIDDDKVEIRNAEHLKNATVNETDHKIRDELGDFYVRVSAIGEAGEKLCRFAAIINDEFRAIGRSGMGGVMGSKNLKAVAVRGTKDVNVANLDGFKEYIKMIHERMKGPATKKYKTLGTPENVLVLNSLSALATRNWTNATFEGAQKVSGEYLNEHYVKKIVGCATCGMRCDHIAVVPEGPYKGSTSRLEFECLWSMGPLCGIDRLDAIIEAMRIVNEYGMDGISIGVVVAFAMDCYEHGVITKEQTDGIDLRFGNAEALIAIIHKIGKREGWLGNALAEGVAKAAEIIGGDAYKYACHIKGLELPGYDLRTLKTAALGFSVSFRGACHLRNGAYSPDVKGKVNRFKIEPGRGKMITDESHMYNIIDSLIVCKFSRGTYYDGWKDLANYYTLATGIPITPEEMTQSGDRIENLARLFNIREGKGTRKYDTLPWKIKNCPVPDEGPAKGVAVSEEEFQIGLDDYYKARGWTVDGVPTVEKLQSLGLGDLAYIAENAAKGGA is encoded by the coding sequence ATGTTTGCTTACGCAGGAAAAATTTTGCATGTTAACCTCACAACTGCAGAAACCAAAACAGAGCCATTAACCGAAGAAATGGCAAAAAATTATATCGGCGGAATCGGCTTAGGCATCCGCCTACTTATGGATAACTCAAAACCAGGTACCGATGCCTTCGACCCAGATAACCCATTGATTTACTGCACTGGGCCACTCAGCGGCACCATGGGGCCAACAGCTGGAAACGGCTATGCTGTTGTTTCCAAGTCGCCCTCCACAGGAGGAGTCGGCGAAGCTAAAGCCCACGGATTTTTTGGTCCTGACCTCAAACGCGCAGGATACGATGCAGTAGTAATCAAGGGCAAAGCACCAAAACTATCTTACCTTTGGATTGACGATGACAAGGTTGAAATCCGAAACGCTGAACACCTAAAAAACGCAACCGTTAATGAAACTGACCACAAGATTCGAGATGAACTCGGCGACTTTTACGTCCGTGTTTCAGCCATCGGTGAAGCTGGAGAGAAACTTTGCAGGTTCGCCGCCATCATAAATGACGAGTTCCGTGCTATCGGACGCTCTGGAATGGGCGGAGTCATGGGCTCAAAGAACCTCAAAGCAGTTGCTGTAAGAGGAACCAAAGACGTAAACGTTGCAAACCTCGACGGCTTCAAAGAATACATCAAAATGATTCATGAACGTATGAAGGGTCCAGCAACCAAGAAGTACAAGACCTTGGGCACACCCGAAAACGTACTAGTTCTTAACTCGCTTTCAGCCCTTGCAACAAGAAACTGGACCAACGCAACTTTTGAAGGTGCACAGAAAGTCAGTGGCGAATACCTAAACGAACATTATGTAAAGAAAATCGTGGGTTGCGCAACTTGCGGTATGCGTTGCGACCACATTGCTGTGGTACCAGAAGGACCCTACAAAGGTTCAACTTCACGCTTAGAGTTCGAGTGCCTCTGGAGCATGGGTCCACTCTGCGGTATTGACCGGCTAGACGCAATTATCGAAGCTATGCGCATAGTCAACGAGTACGGCATGGACGGCATCAGCATCGGCGTCGTGGTAGCTTTCGCAATGGACTGCTATGAGCATGGCGTAATCACCAAAGAACAAACCGACGGCATAGACCTCCGCTTCGGAAACGCTGAAGCATTAATCGCCATAATCCACAAAATCGGCAAACGTGAAGGCTGGCTCGGAAACGCCCTAGCTGAAGGTGTCGCAAAAGCCGCAGAAATCATCGGCGGAGACGCCTACAAGTACGCTTGCCACATTAAAGGCTTAGAACTTCCAGGATACGACCTCAGAACCCTAAAGACCGCGGCATTAGGCTTTAGTGTCTCGTTCCGTGGAGCATGCCACCTAAGAAACGGCGCCTACTCCCCAGACGTCAAAGGCAAAGTGAACCGCTTCAAGATTGAACCAGGACGCGGCAAGATGATTACTGACGAGAGCCACATGTACAACATCATCGACTCGCTGATTGTTTGCAAGTTCAGCAGAGGAACATACTACGACGGTTGGAAAGACCTTGCCAACTATTACACGCTTGCAACTGGCATCCCAATTACACCTGAAGAAATGACCCAAAGCGGTGACAGAATCGAAAACCTCGCCAGACTCTTCAACATACGCGAAGGCAAAGGCACAAGAAAATACGACACACTACCATGGAAGATAAAGAACTGCCCAGTACCAGACGAGGGACCAGCAAAAGGCGTCGCCGTAAGCGAAGAAGAATTCCAAATCGGCTTAGATGACTACTACAAAGCACGCGGCTGGACAGTTGACGGAGTGCCCACAGTTGAGAAACTCCAATCACTTGGTCTTGGCGACTTAGCATACATTGCTGAAAACGCAGCTAAAGGAGGCGCCTAA
- a CDS encoding aldehyde ferredoxin oxidoreductase family protein translates to MLGYAGKILYVDLSTGKAKTEKLSDEVARKYVGGIGLAMKLYLSNSKAGVDPLSAENPLVLAVGPLSGTMFPTGGNGHTFISKSPATNGVGEAVSHGTFGAEIKRAGYDAIVFTGKADRPVYLWIDDDSVQLLDASNVWGKSPSETEDTLKDELGDYYIRVASIGLAGEKQSKIANIINEKTRAAGRTGLGAVMGSKNLKAIAVRGTQDITVAKPEEFIEMVKEFHERMKGPAAQKYRTLGTPENIMIQNALFCMPTRNYNNAHFEKAENVSGETLNERYIAKIIACNSCAMRCEHEAVIREGPYKGTLARMEYDNIWALGPNCGIDKLDAIIKAAELCNYYGLDAQSTGVTISFLMDCHEKGLLTHGQLEGIDPHFGNSEALIQLIEKMGKREGIGETLADGVKVAAEKIGKNSTELAQHIKGLEVTGYDLRCLKTTALAAAVSFRGADHNRSAAYTIDLKGKVNRLKAEKGRGKLVKEAEDIFALIDSFIICKNAKGTLYKELADMAKLYSLVTGAEVTAEELSVAGERINTLAKLINLREGLTREDDTLPWKVMNQPIPDDGPVKGAVVTQEELDLLLDDYYQARGWTLEGVPTKAKLNDLGLEEYSSLIKANEA, encoded by the coding sequence TTGCTCGGTTACGCAGGAAAAATCCTCTATGTTGATTTATCCACAGGCAAGGCAAAAACAGAAAAACTAAGCGATGAAGTCGCCAGAAAATATGTTGGCGGAATCGGCTTAGCCATGAAACTTTACTTATCCAACTCAAAAGCAGGCGTAGACCCGCTAAGCGCTGAAAACCCATTAGTTTTAGCCGTTGGACCATTATCAGGAACAATGTTCCCAACAGGCGGAAACGGACACACTTTCATATCAAAATCACCCGCAACAAACGGTGTCGGCGAAGCAGTAAGCCACGGCACCTTTGGAGCAGAAATAAAACGCGCAGGGTACGATGCCATAGTTTTTACAGGAAAAGCTGACAGACCTGTTTACCTCTGGATTGACGATGACTCAGTCCAGTTACTTGACGCCTCAAATGTTTGGGGCAAATCACCCTCAGAAACCGAGGACACCCTCAAAGACGAACTCGGCGACTACTACATCCGTGTAGCGTCAATCGGTTTAGCAGGCGAGAAACAATCAAAAATCGCCAATATAATTAATGAGAAAACTAGAGCGGCAGGAAGAACTGGTCTTGGCGCTGTTATGGGTAGCAAAAACCTCAAAGCAATCGCGGTGAGAGGAACACAAGACATAACCGTAGCTAAACCAGAAGAATTCATAGAAATGGTCAAGGAATTTCATGAACGCATGAAGGGACCAGCCGCGCAGAAATACCGCACCTTGGGCACACCTGAGAACATCATGATTCAAAACGCTCTGTTCTGTATGCCAACCCGTAACTACAACAACGCCCACTTCGAGAAAGCCGAGAACGTTAGCGGAGAAACCCTAAACGAACGCTACATAGCAAAAATAATCGCTTGCAACTCATGCGCCATGCGGTGCGAACACGAAGCCGTCATCCGCGAAGGACCCTACAAGGGCACGCTAGCACGCATGGAGTACGATAATATTTGGGCGCTTGGACCAAACTGCGGCATAGACAAGCTAGACGCCATAATCAAAGCTGCTGAACTCTGCAACTACTATGGTTTGGACGCCCAGAGCACTGGAGTTACCATCAGTTTCCTAATGGATTGCCACGAAAAAGGTCTACTTACACATGGGCAACTTGAAGGCATCGACCCTCACTTTGGCAATTCAGAAGCACTTATCCAATTAATTGAGAAAATGGGCAAACGTGAAGGCATCGGAGAAACCCTTGCTGACGGCGTCAAGGTTGCAGCGGAAAAAATCGGCAAGAACTCAACTGAGCTTGCACAACACATCAAAGGTTTAGAAGTCACAGGTTATGACCTGCGTTGCCTCAAAACCACCGCGTTAGCAGCCGCTGTTTCTTTCCGTGGAGCAGACCACAACCGAAGCGCCGCATACACCATAGACTTGAAAGGCAAAGTTAACCGCCTCAAAGCCGAAAAAGGACGAGGCAAACTTGTTAAAGAAGCGGAAGATATCTTTGCATTGATTGATTCATTCATTATCTGCAAGAATGCCAAAGGCACCCTTTACAAAGAACTCGCCGACATGGCAAAACTCTACAGCCTAGTTACAGGCGCAGAGGTAACTGCTGAAGAACTCAGCGTTGCTGGCGAACGCATAAACACCTTAGCCAAACTAATCAACCTGCGAGAAGGATTAACACGCGAAGATGACACCCTGCCTTGGAAGGTTATGAATCAACCCATTCCAGATGATGGACCAGTCAAAGGCGCCGTAGTAACTCAAGAGGAACTGGATTTGCTCTTGGACGATTATTACCAAGCCAGAGGCTGGACGCTGGAAGGCGTGCCGACTAAAGCTAAGCTCAACGACTTAGGTCTAGAAGAATATTCAAGTTTAATCAAAGCAAACGAGGCATAA
- a CDS encoding 4Fe-4S dicluster domain-containing protein, producing the protein MVRPQDRKFVTADPEKCIGCCVCEYACSMVNEKTFNPTKSRIRAMRIGPLTNLAITCRHCEDPACVAACPRDALSQEENTGIIRVDENACNGCGWCISACQFGAMNMHPEKKVVFTCNSCTDTEFKDEGPQCVKWCPEEALTYVTAETLAQKYRQKAVKNLFQTAEEKAKTK; encoded by the coding sequence ATGGTACGCCCACAAGACAGAAAATTCGTAACAGCAGACCCAGAAAAATGTATAGGCTGTTGTGTCTGTGAATACGCTTGCAGTATGGTTAACGAAAAAACTTTCAATCCGACTAAATCCCGCATCCGAGCTATGCGCATCGGACCACTAACCAACCTAGCCATCACTTGCAGACACTGCGAAGACCCAGCATGTGTAGCCGCTTGCCCAAGAGATGCATTAAGTCAAGAAGAAAACACCGGCATTATCAGAGTAGACGAAAATGCCTGCAACGGTTGCGGATGGTGCATCAGCGCCTGCCAATTCGGTGCAATGAACATGCATCCAGAAAAGAAAGTCGTATTCACTTGCAACAGTTGCACAGACACCGAGTTCAAAGACGAAGGGCCTCAATGTGTCAAATGGTGCCCAGAAGAAGCACTAACATACGTCACGGCAGAGACATTGGCGCAGAAGTACCGACAGAAAGCTGTCAAGAACCTGTTCCAAACAGCTGAAGAAAAAGCCAAAACAAAATAA